The window CGGGTTTTGTGGGTATCAATTCGCTATGCCCAACGCGGATTTCATCGCCGCGCAGATGACCTTGGCTTCTTCAACCGAGGAGGCGTATATCTCATAAATAACATTGCGCTTTTCGGGGATTTTTCCGGCCAGAATCGGCGCGACCCGCTCGGGGTTCATGTACGGCAGCAGTGCGACCCGCTCGGGCGTGCGCTTTGCGAGTTCCCAAATGCTGTGGTGCGCACCGTCAAAGTCGACGCCATAGAGATTCGGAATCGAGAAAAACGAGGCCATCTGCCCGTTGTCGTGCGTGCCGCAGTAATGGATGCGCCCTTCGGTGAACGCATCCAGCAGCATGCGGTCGTATTTCTTGATATAGGTCTCATAAAATTCGGTCGAGACGTTGTGCAGTGTGCAGTTGCAAATGCGCAGATTCCCCCGCCAAATGCCGCCCCAGTCGTATAAAATCCCCTTGCCGATGCCGCACAGTTCATGATAATGCCGGGTCATTAAAATTTGATATTGCGTCACTTTTTCCAACAAAATTTCGATGGATTCCGGCTCGTCGTAAAAATCGGTGAAAATATCGTTGCCGCGCAGCAGATGGGCGTTGTTGAACGGCCCCTGCAGATCGGGCAGCATAAAACCGACGCCGTAGGGCAGATTCTCGAGATAAAACTCATAGTGTCGGTCAATTTCGGGGAAACTGCCGCTTTTTTCATCGGGAATCTCTAGCGCGTCAATCTCCTCAGCGTTGTTGACGACGATGCTCTCGGTGCACGGTTGTTCGTTTTCGCGCCGATAGATCTCGCAGCCGAAGGACTCGGCAATCGGCACAGTACCGAAATTGGCACGCAAGGCCGGATAATAATCATCGCCGACCTCGGCGTGATATTTGAAAATGTCAATCTGATTCTCCATCGACGCCGCCGGATCGCGCACGCATTCACCGATGGTGTATTTTAACGCAAGAGGCGCGTGCGTGATAATTTTGGGCTCCGCTTTTTCGTAATCAAAACAAAAATCTTGCCATTTTTGAAACAGCGTGTCTAACCGTGCCTTTTCTGCATCGGTTTTATAAACACTGTTGCGGAAATCTTTCATTTCGGTGATCCCTTCTTTTCGAGATTGTTTTATTATCATAACACAAAACCCATTGCCGGACAATATGATTAATATGACTCGGAAAGTACTCCGGTGTCCTGTTCTTGTTGGAACAGCCCGGTCTTGAAAGCACCTTTCGGGTCTTTTGTTTTAATGTTGTAAATACGGCGATAATATGTTAAAATGGTTGCGTTCCAAGATCGGAGGTACTTTATGCCCCTGCAGGACTATCACACCCACACAAATATCTCTTTCGACTCCGACTGCCCGCTCGAGACGCTGATCGAAAGCCGCAGGACGGCCGGAATTGATTACATGGCTGTCACTGATCACGCCGACTTCAGCGCCGACGACCCCGAAATTAACCGGCTCGACAATTTTTTGACGCAGTTTTCCGAACAGCAGCGATTTTTAGAGACCCAAAAGGGCAACGGCATTGACATCGCGTTCGGCATTGAGATCGGCCAGCCGGTCTTTTGTCCCGAAAACGCCTCCGAACTGATATCCGCCCTGCCCTTCGACGTGGTATTGGCCAGCCAGCATGAAGTTCCCCATAAAGAGGATTTTTACTTTGTGGACTTTACCGGCGGAAAAAACCTGTTGCTTTTAGATGAATATTTCAATCTGCTGTGCGACGTGATCGCATGGGGCGATTTCGATGTTTTGGCACATATGACTTATCCGTTTCGCCAGATGTACCGGCAGGGTCTGCAGGTAGACGAGACCCGCTGGTCCGATGCGGTCAAAGACGTTTTAAAACTGGTGATTAAGGCCAACAAAGCATTGGAGATCAACCTCTCCCCTGTCCCCGAGGGTTTTGAGCCGATGCCGACCAAAAAGATTTTAGCCGCTTATAAAGACCTCGGCGGAAAATTGATCACCATCGGTACCGACGACCACAAGGCGCAGTACGCCGATCATTGCCGCGTAGGAGCGGAACTCGCCAAATCCCTCGGTTTCGAATCTTTTACCGTTTATCACAAAAGAGAACCGCATCAAGTACGGTTTGATTAAAAATAAGGAGTTGACTTGACATGGCAATGAACATTCTCTCTCTGCTCGAACAAAACGCGCGCCTGACCGTAGCTCAGCTGGCGCTGATGACCGGCGAAACCGAAGACGCCGTCGCGAAAAAAATCGACGAATATACCGCGAAGGGCGTTATCTGCGGCTATCGTGCTGTCATCGATTGGGAAAAGGCAGGCAAGGAGTTTATTCAGGCGTTTATCCGGATTAAGGTCACTCCTCAGCCCGACCAGGGCTTTGAAGCCGTCGCCCGTCAGATTATGGCGATGCCCGAGGTGGACAGCGTTTATCTTGTCTCCGGCAGCTATGATATGACCCTGTCGATGTCGGCAAAAAATTTACGTGATGTGGCGCATTTTGTCTCGGCACGCCTCTCTCCGCTCGGTGCAGTGACCTCGACCGATACCACCTTTGTGCTTCAGCGCTACAAAGAGAGCAGCGTCTGTTTCCTCACAGACAGTGATTCGGAAGAGAAAAGAGAGGTCATCCTGTGATCGATTATCAAAAACTGCTCAACCCGACGGTGCAATCGTTGAAACCCTCGGGTATTCGAAAGTTTTTCGACCTTGCCGAGGCAATGGACGACGTAATTTCTCTGGGCGTCGGCGAACCCGACTTCCAAACCCCGTGGCACATTCGGCAGGCGGGCATCAACTCCCTGCAACAGGGCAAGACCAAATATACCGCCAACAAGGGCATGACCGAACTGCGCGGTGAAATTTCCAAGTACTTAAAGCGCCGATTTGATCTTACATACGACCCGGATACCGAAGTGGTCGTCACTGTCGGCGGCTCTGAGGCTATCGACATTACCCTGCGCGCCTTTATCAATCCGGGCGACGAGGTCTTGCTGGCCGAACCGTGCTTTGTCTGCTATGAACCGCTGGCCAGAATGTGCGGCGCAAAGGTCGTCACTCTGCCCTGCAAAATGGAAAACAATTTTAAACTTTCCCCGGAGACGCTCAAAGCCGCGATTACGCCGAAATCAAAACTGCTGATTCTGCCATTCCCCAATAACCCCACCGGCGCAATTATGACTGAAGACGAATTAAAACAGATCGCCGAGGTGCTGAAAGACACAAACATCATCGTACTCTCGGATGAAATTTATGCCGAACTGACTTACGGGCATAAACACGTCAGTTTTGCCGCGCTACCGGGAATGCGGGAACGCACCGTCGTGGTCAACGGATTTTCCAAGGCTTTTGCCATGACAGGCTGGCGGTTGGGTTATACTGCTGCGCCCAAAGAAATTGCTTTACAGCTGGCCAAGCTGCACCAATTCGCCATCATGTGCGCGCCCACAACAGCTCAGTATGCCGCCATCGAGGCTCTACGCAACGGCGACGCCGACATCGAGGACATGCGCGGTCAATATGATATGCGCCGCCGTCTGGTCGTCGGCACACTGCGTTCGATGGGCTTCCCCTGTTTTGAACCTGAGGGCGCGTTTTATGTCTTTCCGAAAATCGACGCATTCGGACTCTCGGGTGAGGACTTCTGCGGGGAGCTGCTCAAACAGCAGCACGTCGCCATCGTCCCGGGCGAAGCGTTCGGGGAAAGCGGCAGAGGGTTCGCACGTATTTCCTGTTCGTATTCGATCAGCCATCTCGCTACGGCGCTCGGCCGCATTGAGGCCTTTATCAAAACACTGTAATTCATATATCCGAAAAGGACGGTTTTTTACATGAAACTTTGGGGTGCGCGCTTTGAACGCGATGAAGACGGCATCGCCGATGATTTTAATTCCTCGATCCGCTTTGACCAACGGCTTTGGAAAGCGGATATCGAGGGCAGCATCGCCCATGCCAGAATGCTGTCTGCCCGCGGCATCATCCCGTCGGAAATCGGCGAAAAGATCGTCGCGGAACTTTATGAGATTAAAAACGGCCTCGAATGCGGTACGCTTTCGATTGATCCGAAGGCCGAAGATATTCACATGTTCGTCGAACAGGTGCTGACCGAACGCATCGGCGACGCAGGCAAATATCTGCACACCGCTAGAAGCCGCAACGATCAGGTCGCACTTGACCTGCGGTTGTGGCAGCGTGATTCCATCGACAAGATCACCGGTCTGCTGAAAACGCTGGTTTCCGTAATTGCCGACAAAGCCGAAGAAAACATCAACACCGTCATGCCGGGATATACCCATCTGCAGCCCGCGCAGCCGGTGACTTTCGCACACCATATACTCACTTATGCACAGGCGTTTTTACGGGATATCGACCGGCTTTCCGACTGCCGCAAACGCACCTGCGTTTCGCCGATCGGAAGCTGCGCGCTGGCTGGAACGACTTATTCCACCGACCGTTTTTATGAAGCCGAACTGCTGGAACTGCCAGCGGTCTGCGAAAACTCGATGGACGGCGTCTCCGACCGCGATTTTGCGCTGGAGTTTTGCTTCTGCCTGTCGGCGGTCATGACCCATCTGTCGCGTTTTTGCGAGGAGATCATCCTCTGGTCGGGGGTTGCCTACGGCTTTTTGACGCTTGACGACGCCTGGTGTACCGGTTCATCGATTATGCCCCAAAAGAAAAATCCCGATATCGCCGAACTCTGCCGCGGTAAAAGCGGACGGGTATTCGGTGATCTGACCGCGCTGCTTACCGTGATGAAAGGGCTGCCGATGGCCTACAACAAGGACATGCAGGAGGACAAAGAGGCGATATTCGACGCCACCGACACGGTCTGCGCCTGCCTGACCGCGTTCACACCGATGTTTTCGACCGCAAAAGTCAACGCCGACAAGATGCGTGCCGCAGCCGCCGACGGCTTTATCAATGCCACCGACTGCGCCGATTATCTGGTCGGAAAAGGCCTGCCCTTCCGCGACGCCTACCACGTTACGGGCGAGCTGGTCAAGCACTGCGTCAAAACCGGAAAACGGCTTGAAGACCTCTCTTTGAAAGAATACCAAACCTTCTCTCCGAAATTCGAAAAGGACGTTTTTGAAGCAATCAAACTTGATACCTGCGTGAGTAAACGCAAGAGTTACGGCGGTCCCGCTCCGGAAGCCGTCGCCGTTCAGTTGAAAAACCTGCGCGACAAGCTGAACGGATATTCCGACTCGTCTTGCTGACAAGGGAAAAATGCACGAAAAAAGCGCCGTAATGGCGCTTTTTTGTTTGATTTTCAAATGCCGATCAACTTTTTGCAATCCGCACGCTATAATCATCATATCGAAAATCCATTTCATATCCCAAAACGCGGCATAATTCAATACAAAACAACATATCTCCGATATATTTCCCATTTACATAACTAGCGCCGCCCTCACCATCCGCATATTCGCTATCATCTTTAAATATCTCCACACTATACGCACCACCACTGTATTCTTTTATTTGTAAGGTTACTTCATTTGAGCTGATTATATTATTATCCTTGTCATAAGTATATTGAACACTCAACGCATCTAAAAATTCAAACAGATCCATTTCAAGGTAAGCGTAACCCAATAAAGGTGTCGTTAAAAATGTTATTTCTTGTTCATTTATAAAAACTTTTGCAGGCCGTGGACCAAAAATTTTCAAAAACTCATCCTGTGTATAGACCTTTTGAAATATATAATCCCCGTATTTCTCATTCGATAAAGGTACTGTCATAAAATACACTTGCATTTCTGTGATCGCTGTTATGGCATAACCCACTTCATTACCCATACCATCTAAATTTAAAATGATAATCTCTTGGATGTTCTCAACGCCGTTTTCCCGGAAACACTCTTTGATAGTGTCTTCATCACACAGAAATATAATCGCCCGTTGGCAGTACTCGCTTGAATTGAACTTTTGCCATATATTGTCCGGGTCATCGAGAGCAAGAAACGGCCCTTGCTTTTCAAATCCACTTGAGATACCTGTTATTAATAACTGCCCGTTTTGCTCCTCAAATCGAAAAATAATGTGCATATCCTCATATAACGGATTGTCCCGGGGATTATTAATAAAATCAATGACATCGTCG is drawn from Oscillospiraceae bacterium and contains these coding sequences:
- a CDS encoding uroporphyrinogen decarboxylase family protein → MKDFRNSVYKTDAEKARLDTLFQKWQDFCFDYEKAEPKIITHAPLALKYTIGECVRDPAASMENQIDIFKYHAEVGDDYYPALRANFGTVPIAESFGCEIYRRENEQPCTESIVVNNAEEIDALEIPDEKSGSFPEIDRHYEFYLENLPYGVGFMLPDLQGPFNNAHLLRGNDIFTDFYDEPESIEILLEKVTQYQILMTRHYHELCGIGKGILYDWGGIWRGNLRICNCTLHNVSTEFYETYIKKYDRMLLDAFTEGRIHYCGTHDNGQMASFFSIPNLYGVDFDGAHHSIWELAKRTPERVALLPYMNPERVAPILAGKIPEKRNVIYEIYASSVEEAKVICAAMKSALGIAN
- a CDS encoding PHP domain-containing protein, producing MPLQDYHTHTNISFDSDCPLETLIESRRTAGIDYMAVTDHADFSADDPEINRLDNFLTQFSEQQRFLETQKGNGIDIAFGIEIGQPVFCPENASELISALPFDVVLASQHEVPHKEDFYFVDFTGGKNLLLLDEYFNLLCDVIAWGDFDVLAHMTYPFRQMYRQGLQVDETRWSDAVKDVLKLVIKANKALEINLSPVPEGFEPMPTKKILAAYKDLGGKLITIGTDDHKAQYADHCRVGAELAKSLGFESFTVYHKREPHQVRFD
- a CDS encoding Lrp/AsnC family transcriptional regulator — encoded protein: MAMNILSLLEQNARLTVAQLALMTGETEDAVAKKIDEYTAKGVICGYRAVIDWEKAGKEFIQAFIRIKVTPQPDQGFEAVARQIMAMPEVDSVYLVSGSYDMTLSMSAKNLRDVAHFVSARLSPLGAVTSTDTTFVLQRYKESSVCFLTDSDSEEKREVIL
- a CDS encoding aminotransferase class I/II-fold pyridoxal phosphate-dependent enzyme, coding for MDYQKLLNPTVQSLKPSGIRKFFDLAEAMDDVISLGVGEPDFQTPWHIRQAGINSLQQGKTKYTANKGMTELRGEISKYLKRRFDLTYDPDTEVVVTVGGSEAIDITLRAFINPGDEVLLAEPCFVCYEPLARMCGAKVVTLPCKMENNFKLSPETLKAAITPKSKLLILPFPNNPTGAIMTEDELKQIAEVLKDTNIIVLSDEIYAELTYGHKHVSFAALPGMRERTVVVNGFSKAFAMTGWRLGYTAAPKEIALQLAKLHQFAIMCAPTTAQYAAIEALRNGDADIEDMRGQYDMRRRLVVGTLRSMGFPCFEPEGAFYVFPKIDAFGLSGEDFCGELLKQQHVAIVPGEAFGESGRGFARISCSYSISHLATALGRIEAFIKTL
- the argH gene encoding argininosuccinate lyase, whose amino-acid sequence is MKLWGARFERDEDGIADDFNSSIRFDQRLWKADIEGSIAHARMLSARGIIPSEIGEKIVAELYEIKNGLECGTLSIDPKAEDIHMFVEQVLTERIGDAGKYLHTARSRNDQVALDLRLWQRDSIDKITGLLKTLVSVIADKAEENINTVMPGYTHLQPAQPVTFAHHILTYAQAFLRDIDRLSDCRKRTCVSPIGSCALAGTTYSTDRFYEAELLELPAVCENSMDGVSDRDFALEFCFCLSAVMTHLSRFCEEIILWSGVAYGFLTLDDAWCTGSSIMPQKKNPDIAELCRGKSGRVFGDLTALLTVMKGLPMAYNKDMQEDKEAIFDATDTVCACLTAFTPMFSTAKVNADKMRAAAADGFINATDCADYLVGKGLPFRDAYHVTGELVKHCVKTGKRLEDLSLKEYQTFSPKFEKDVFEAIKLDTCVSKRKSYGGPAPEAVAVQLKNLRDKLNGYSDSSC